The following coding sequences are from one Aliarcobacter skirrowii CCUG 10374 window:
- a CDS encoding MarR family winged helix-turn-helix transcriptional regulator, whose amino-acid sequence MKKRHIEDFYKKVVQEDRYDVFALSLPIILIAKHLYQEEESFYKQNFDLLHSEFDVLASLYFENNEHALTPTELYNTMIFSSGGMTKILKKLEDRGLITRTTLKEDKRKILVVLTPKGKDIILNCVEQRLKRLENTFKDFSKKEREVLKGSLKKLLFSVI is encoded by the coding sequence ATGAAAAAAAGACATATAGAAGATTTTTATAAAAAAGTTGTTCAAGAAGATAGATATGATGTATTTGCTTTATCTCTTCCTATTATATTGATTGCAAAACATCTATATCAAGAAGAGGAGAGTTTTTATAAACAAAATTTTGATCTTCTTCACTCAGAATTTGACGTTTTAGCATCTTTATATTTTGAAAACAATGAACATGCTCTAACACCAACTGAGTTGTATAATACAATGATATTTTCATCAGGTGGAATGACAAAAATATTAAAAAAACTTGAAGATAGAGGTTTAATAACTAGAACAACTTTAAAAGAGGATAAAAGAAAAATATTAGTTGTTCTTACACCAAAAGGTAAAGATATAATATTAAATTGTGTAGAGCAGAGGTTAAAAAGGCTTGAAAATACATTTAAAGATTTTAGTAAAAAAGAGAGAGAAGTTTTAAAAGGTAGTTTAAAAAAACTACTCTTTAGCGTGATTTAA
- a CDS encoding TolC family protein: MKKIYFIFLLPLFLHSQTLDELVDLSIQNQLIKASQQNLEALKEDYKSIKSGYLPKFNVGTTYYINDKEYTAQQIAKKGLNAYGSVDFILYDGGKRGDTFDIYKSSIKSGESSLEALKNNISLTVVNHYYNFLSLDANKDAKQKEIEQLVAQKNRIERFYEAGTATEDEYQKIVSRLEASNVELQELELELVTILHNLEYLTGQTVTISSGSTIKEIENKEEPNERFDIQALLFDTQAKAYETKAAKSDYLPTITLNNTFNYYDKDYDDENMRNGIYHQNVASANLNWNIFSFGETRFKSQSKQKEYLASKSNYDYEKNKALVDFKLALKAYNIAKAKISSSEASVKAAQSAYEVIKSKFENGLIDNVAFLQSLTEKYNAISLHKKALNDLEIKKAAIIYHSGEKIKEYIK, from the coding sequence TTGAAAAAGATATATTTTATTTTTTTATTACCACTTTTTTTACATAGTCAAACTTTAGATGAACTAGTTGATTTATCAATACAAAATCAACTAATTAAAGCTTCACAGCAAAATCTTGAAGCTTTAAAAGAGGATTATAAAAGTATAAAAAGTGGTTATTTACCAAAATTTAATGTTGGTACAACTTATTATATAAATGATAAAGAGTATACAGCACAACAAATTGCAAAAAAAGGTTTAAATGCATATGGAAGTGTAGATTTCATTCTTTATGATGGTGGTAAAAGAGGAGATACTTTTGATATCTATAAATCATCAATTAAAAGTGGCGAAAGCTCTCTTGAAGCACTTAAAAACAATATCTCTTTAACTGTTGTAAATCACTACTATAACTTTTTATCACTAGATGCAAATAAAGATGCTAAGCAAAAAGAGATAGAACAACTTGTTGCTCAAAAAAATAGAATTGAAAGATTTTATGAAGCTGGAACTGCAACAGAGGATGAGTATCAAAAAATAGTTTCAAGACTTGAAGCTTCAAATGTTGAGTTACAAGAGCTTGAACTTGAACTTGTTACAATATTACATAATCTTGAGTATTTAACAGGACAAACAGTTACTATTTCAAGTGGTTCAACTATAAAAGAGATTGAAAATAAAGAAGAGCCTAATGAGAGATTTGATATTCAAGCACTTTTATTTGATACACAAGCAAAGGCTTATGAAACAAAAGCTGCTAAAAGTGACTATCTTCCTACAATCACTTTAAATAATACTTTTAACTACTATGACAAAGATTATGATGATGAAAATATGAGAAATGGAATTTATCATCAAAATGTTGCTAGTGCAAATTTAAACTGGAATATATTCTCTTTTGGAGAGACAAGATTTAAATCTCAATCTAAACAAAAAGAGTATCTAGCTAGTAAATCAAACTATGATTATGAGAAAAATAAAGCTTTAGTTGATTTTAAATTAGCACTAAAAGCTTATAATATAGCAAAAGCAAAAATAAGTTCAAGTGAAGCATCTGTAAAAGCTGCACAAAGTGCTTATGAGGTTATTAAATCAAAATTTGAAAATGGCTTAATTGATAATGTTGCATTTTTACAAAGTTTAACAGAAAAATACAATGCAATAAGTTTACATAAAAAAGCTCTAAATGATTTAGAGATTAAAAAAGCGGCTATAATTTACCACAGTGGTGAGAAAATCAAGGAGTATATAAAATGA